GTGGTATTTTGACTCTTTCTTGGTGTGTTTTTATGTTTTGGCACGTCTGTTCGATCCGCAGGTCGTTGTGTTCCTGTTTCTGGCCGCATCAGTTTGATGTCTAGGAACCAGTATATACAAAAAATAGGGATTTCGATTGTTGATGTAGTTGCGAGGATTTCATGATCTTGGTTTGCTGTTCTTGGGATGTTCTGTTATGGTGTTGACTTTTTCCTGGTGAATTTTGATGTTTGGGATTTTGTTCAGTCCAATGAGTGCTGTGTTCTAGTTTCCCCCTGTTCTATACCTGTTGTTAGATACAGACAAGTGAATCGAAATCTTCAATGGTGTTTACCCTGCCACTGATATGGGAAGTTCATATTTTCTGAGATTTTGTGTGTAGTAACTTAGCTATTTGAGATTTTGTGAGGGTCCGtgctcttaattaatatttaattaccaaatAACCAAGATTAAatggtgtaaacagcgaaaacgagtttaaaacgttCATTTGGGTCTACAGAAATTTCgccatgacctccccgtaaataggacatcccaaaaatttcaaaacacaacaataacattatacgctcgaaaataacatcaagttcacaaaCAACCAAACACGTAtcctacagccgcactggccagaaCTAGACACAACATATCACAAATAAAATCtcaaacaacataaaaatatcaccatacagctacacagggcatctccctggcaaatgtatcaaaccagcataatatatataaatatctgggaactctgacacaaaccgactgactactgggtaccactcgctgacgctccaccagacgcgtcaaatcccctggaatgacctgctatggcatcaaaaacaaccacaacataaaaagaaaacaggggtcggaccccagtacgacaaaccagtaaaatcacgacgtatataaaagacatgtaataataccaagtaaatgcaatgatatgcgatgcatgaatggtaacaatggTATAACGGATATcaaatggagtccaaacgaatagcatcatcaacagtaacagtggccacccttgccaggaatgcagcatcaaatcgccgctcgtccatgcacgtagcatcgggaatgcgagtagctaagtcgctcgtccctagctgtcatctgggaatgtggctaatcttaacccactcgtccctctgatgactcaatatatctcaacagaatcaacataaatcgccgTCAAATGAGTCAAAGCTCAATTTGTTATGCCAATACAATTTAATGCATGAATACaacagaataaacattcaaggCACATAATAGCAAATAACattcaccgaatattcttacacgccagtataagcgtcataataatataggtttgagcgtacctcaattATAAACTTATAATACCACGATAATTTATTAAGGACTATCGAatgaactcgtccaacgatataacctacaatataaattcaCTATATACTTCAATACAATGCATACCAAACgactaaaccaaaataaatcGGCTCGGTAAAAATTCGAAATCCGGGCGGCCTATTAACCCTTTTACAATCTGAattcaagcttaatacctcaatAATCCAGGCTAAAACGCACAATAGTGATCTCGCGGAGATGGCTCGCCGGAAATTTCGTCGGAAACATTGTTCACGATCTGAAAAACGAGCTGGAAATTAGCTGAAAACAAGGGAAATAAAGGGCTTTGATTCCTTGCTAAATAAACTCAACATCAACAAGAAAATTGAAGCTAGAAGCTCACCAAATCGGACAAAGAATGAAACGCAACTGCCGGCTCGAACGTGAAAGATGGGAGCACTGATTTCTACCGATTTATGGCAGGAAAGTAGCTAATAGGATGAGTGAAGAAGATTGCTAAGCTAGTGCACAAAAATCTGGCCGCTGGGGCGTCGCACGCTTGCTGCAGAAAAGAAGAGAGGAGCGACGATTGCAAAGCTGGAGAAGAGCTTCTGGATTTTGAACGTACTGCTATTCTGATTTCTCAAATGGGTTGggttatattaaataaaatgggAAATGGGCTGGGCTTATTGCTACTTGGGCCTCACAGATTTGCCTCTCTAAATGGAATTCAGGCTCCAGTTTTTGTTTATATGGGGAGCTTGGTGCTGGTGGGGATTATCGTTGATATGACGTAGAATTAATGAAGCAAGCACCAATGTATGAAGAAAAGTTGCAGCTCCAAACAAGAAAAATGGTGAATGGTACAAACTGTAGCACTGTGATGTTTTATTTGGTTTCCCACAATTTATAATGCTTAGTTCAACGGCATCTCACGATTCAACTCATTTAAGTACTGGGTGCTAATCACATTGCACGCTTGGGGGAAAAcaaagaaattttcaaaaagataaaaaaggtaCCATCCTACAAAATAAGCTATCCCAAGCTAAGGAAGCATGTGGTAACAGGCTGCGGAATCTTTCGGTATGGTTCCCACACCTAGGATGGGATAGAACCCGTCTGTTTCAAATGGAAACACAACGAAAGCTCTTCCCTTGTCTAGCATATCTCCACATATTATACCAGGAATCTGCTAGAAATTCAGCATGTCTGAAATTAAAGAACTTTTTATTTTACTACTAATTGCACCCCAGTTGATTACCAGTGGCTCCTCACCAGAGTAATTGAATGAAATCTCACCAGTCTAAATTGATACTACTCTTGTAGTTCTATAGTTCCATTTCTTGAACAAAATTAAAGACAAATATTTGAAGCTACATAAGACAGCTAACTGCAGTAAACCAGAATCTGATCCTACAAGAAAGTGGTACAACCCTATTTTATTTCACATGCATctaacaaaaagaaaaataagttaaaaaaaagagagaaggaGGGGGGGCGGGAGAAAGGAAAACAGCCTCCCAACAAAAAACGAATCCGCAACACTTCAGAACTGCGATCAACAGGAACACCTGAATCAAGAAGACCAAAAAATCGGATAGAAGTTCCATAAATGGGATTCTGTCATGTAAAAGTATATATAAGTTTCCAAAGATGAATTCACGTATCGCGTTGAGATCAATATTCATCTACTATCCATAAAATGATATTCTATCATGTAAAGTAAATATAAGCAATTCAGTCGATTCTAAAGATGAATTCACGTTTCAAGTAGAGATCGGTATTTCCCTCTTCATAATTTATCCTTGACAGAATCTGTATCCACGGCCTCAGATTTGGTAGAGATTGGATCGGCGTGACTATCCCGGTTCTTTTGAATAAAGTCTACTATGTCTTCCTTTGTCCTCTCACCATCATATGGTAATATGTTACCACTTGACGATCGGAAATACAGAGTAGGGTATCCTTGTACGTCAAATGTGTCACTTGGGATATCATTTACAGTTGCATCCTGAGAACATATTAGAGGCTTTAAGAGTAATGTAATGGAACGAATTTTTTTCACTTCAAATGATGATAGATGGAACGTTAATAAAAGGCTTCGCCACATAACTATATCATCATCATTACCAATTTTGCAATTACAACATCAGGATCATTCTCAAATGATATTGCAACTTCGTCTAAGATTGGAGCCAACTTTTTGCAATGTCCACACCATTGTGCATGGAACTCTAGCAGCACTGCAAAATCAGAAGTACGGCACAGAAATTTAAAAACtgctaaaattataaaaatatcaggaaaatgaaaaatcacaCTCCATTGCCCATCAAAAACAAAACTCGGGCCAAATTCCGACTTTCAGGGCCTATTTATAAATGTTGAGGAAAAATGATCAGATGGgatgaaaaataaaaaggatGCGCTTCCTAACCATTCTTCCCCGAGCTAAAAACCATGTCCTGAAGGCTGTCGGTGACAACCACTTTGACAGGCTCATTATTGACATCAGGGATAGGCTCTGACCTTATGAATGGCTTCACATGTCCGTCCTGTCACCAATTGAAATAACAAAAAGCTTCAAATGCTCACCAAACATTACACCAAAAATCAATTCAATTTGTGCAGTATATTTGATAAATCATAGATAAAAAAGTGTAGAAGTACCAAGTAATCTTTCACCCATGAAGCAATCTGACTAGGCTCTATGTTTGCTTTGAGATATTTCTGTCCTTCGGCGTCCTGTATAATAAGCAGAGGAGCCTGTTCCTCCTTGAGTCCAAAGTACTGCAATCCAAAATATGGTTGAATATTGAGTCAAACCAAGTTCGCCAACTCAAGAGAAAACCATGAAAAATTCATGGAGAAAAACCAACCTGAAAGGCACCTTGACCAGCATCAACATCGCCAAACTGAAAACTAACCCCCTTCTCTTTGTACAGGGTTGCTACATCGTTGTATTTGGTCTCGAAAGAATCTAGTTCTTTGCTGAAGTTCACAAATAGCACAACCTTTACCAAGCAAAAATAGATAAATATTGGAACAATTATCTGAGGTCGAGGTGAATGAAAATGTCAACAGGATACTAGATAACATTTTAATTCCAAAAGTCAGTATGAACCATGATAAATAAAAAGACAGCCCTTATAATGTCACAATGCACCAGAGAAGTTTAAATAGCCATGATGTTTAGCTTAATTCACAAACACTCTTAATGTTTGAATACTGCAACGCTCTCATGCCCATAAAATGTTACCCGGACAGTCACCAGTGGAATGGATGCTTCTTTGATAAATTTCTCCATGGCATCAACTTTGAAATCCT
This window of the Primulina huaijiensis isolate GDHJ02 chromosome 3, ASM1229523v2, whole genome shotgun sequence genome carries:
- the LOC140974255 gene encoding protein disulfide-isomerase-like codes for the protein MTLAEKLRSDYWGIYFNTDYSIAHTLDAKFLPRGEPVDKPTLRLLKPFDELFVDFQDFKVDAMEKFIKEASIPLVTVRVVLFVNFSKELDSFETKYNDVATLYKEKGVSFQFGDVDAGQGAFQYFGLKEEQAPLLIIQDAEGQKYLKANIEPSQIASWVKDYLDGHVKPFIRSEPIPDVNNEPVKVVVTDSLQDMVFSSGKNVLLEFHAQWCGHCKKLAPILDEVAISFENDPDVVIAKLDATVNDIPSDTFDVQGYPTLYFRSSSGNILPYDGERTKEDIVDFIQKNRDSHADPISTKSEAVDTDSVKDKL